Within Planococcus citri chromosome 2, ihPlaCitr1.1, whole genome shotgun sequence, the genomic segment ATCGTGACGAAAGCGAAATGTTAACTGAATCGTCGCGTCGCAAACATCAAAGTTGAACAGTGCGCTTAATTCTCAATGAAATCGTATTAGCGTGCGACTTTATCGATGATTTGAcgataaaatttggcaaattttgccGAATTActcgctattttttttatttttatttatattttttttcttaccgaGTTGCTCGATGCTCACGTATCGAATAATGTATGTCTTATTCCACTCTTTCGATCGAATTAACGATGATTTTTGTCTCGAATTAACAGCAATATTAGGATTCCATTCGATGATGAATCAAGACCAGTATCACGCTTCTTTATTAAATAAAGGTCAGCCAGTCGGCTTAGGCTGGGATGGTATTACGAAAGCCACGCAGCCGAAAGCTTTCCCGCCGGAACCGCCCAATAATACCGATCCTGACGAATCGATAAGACGAGTAAAAGATGACGATCATCAGCTAACCGATTTAAATTGGAATAATATAAAAGTAATTATTCGACACGGTAGTAAAGTTATGCGGTTTACGTATTTTCTGTTTTCACGTTACTAAAtagttggtttattttttttcccccGAAGAATATTTCGGACGAAAAGTTCGAACAGTTATTTGCCGCTTTGCCTGGTAATACGCATTTAGAAACGTTAAGCCTCAGCAATACCGGCCTTACGGACCGAACAGCCACCAAATTGGCCGATgctttggagaaaaataatacGCTAAAAGTTGTCAAGTAAGCGATTTGGCTCGAACAGCTGATTACGGTCGAATGTTTTTcgcttcaatttattttcaactcgtaCTTTCTATGTTGCAGcgttgaaacaaattttatcagcCCTGTTATAATTGTTCGTTTGGTCAAAGCATTGCTCAAACAGAAAGTTATCGAAGAATTCAGAGCGTCTAATCAGGTATATTCGATGTTCTagaaaagctgatttttttctgataggtttttttttctttgaaaatttaggatCTCGGATCGATTATCGaggattaaaattttacgaattttgggGTTCGAGATCCGAAAACTTCTATGTAGATAGTGCTTAGCGTAGGCACTGGTCGAGTTCGTCgtaatttattttctcattgttttttgtttttgtttttgttttcaatttcgtatTGCAGAGATCGCAAGTGCTgggtaataaaattgaaatggaaatcACGAAATTGGTGGAGCAAAATCCGACGATACTGAGGTTGGGTTTACATTTGGAATACAATGACGCGCGACACCGAATCTCAGCCCACCTGCAACGTAATCTCGATAGAAGTGAGTAATATTACAACGACAATTCGTTCGTATTATCGATTCGAgttaaaattacgagtacacCATCGCTACGTTTAAGGATactaggtattatttttaacgGACTCGAATACGTGGAGTGGTAAATGACGACGTTTAGTCGTTTACGCTGACGAACGCCAGTATGAGTACTCAGTACAGCGATGAGTATTGTGCCCATGTACCCTTACTATCTATGCATTTTACGCTTGGAAAAGACGACCTGTtttatgtatgtaatgtacacaTATATGTAGATCGAGTGAAGAGCGTGGTCACGGTCAACTATAATCTTACTCTGGAAAAGAGATCGTCTCGTATCGATATTAAACAAACATTGTGATCGAATGTTATTGCGACTGACGGCGATTACATTTAATACTCAGGTTTTACATCACcgatgtttgtttgtttgtttgttttttttttttttttcatgttctgtgTAGCAGATAGCTCGCGAGTTTTCATTTTCCTCGTAGTTACCGATACCGATACCGGACCCGAAAGCTTTTCACGATCGTTtgctttttcattatttttcgagCCCTTTCCCTTTCTATGTTTTGAGTTGGTATGTAGTTACCAGC encodes:
- the LOC135833846 gene encoding tropomodulin-like isoform X1 — encoded protein: MSTVEEVYEGEITRTVTRRTSFKIKETSSKKTTTTMTTPAKLVSTNSTDMKKYEDMDVDQLLAQLSPEEIQILAKEVDPDDSLLPPSQRCSYECSKEPTGPLNRKKLIEHINKQALETPDRPEAKPYVAGTVRGKKWVPPQNANQKGENEKIAIDLDDEYEVALNNASQEEIIDLAAILGFHSMMNQDQYHASLLNKGQPVGLGWDGITKATQPKAFPPEPPNNTDPDESIRRVKDDDHQLTDLNWNNIKNISDEKFEQLFAALPGNTHLETLSLSNTGLTDRTATKLADALEKNNTLKVVNVETNFISPVIIVRLVKALLKQKVIEEFRASNQRSQVLGNKIEMEITKLVEQNPTILRLGLHLEYNDARHRISAHLQRNLDRIRKDVPLRSRFRFFKMVPPVKKIFGKKFT
- the LOC135833846 gene encoding tropomodulin-like isoform X2; its protein translation is MSTVEEVYEGEITRTVTRRTSFKIKETSSKKTTTTMTTPAKLVSTNSTDMKKYEDMDVDQLLAQLSPEEIQILAKEVDPDDSLLPPSQRCSYECSKEPTGPLNRKKLIEHINKQALETPDRPEAKPYVAGTVRGKKWVPPQNANQKGENEKIAIDLDDEYEVALNNASQEEIIDLAAILGFHSMMNQDQYHASLLNKGQPVGLGWDGITKATQPKAFPPEPPNNTDPDESIRRVKDDDHQLTDLNWNNIKNISDEKFEQLFAALPGNTHLETLSLSNTGLTDRTATKLADALEKNNTLKVVNVETNFISPVIIVRLVKALLKQKVIEEFRASNQRSQVLGNKIEMEITKLVEQNPTILRLGLHLEYNDARHRISAHLQRNLDRSRSRRMGHFARQFTGGWVIRHHFAK
- the LOC135833846 gene encoding tropomodulin-like isoform X3; amino-acid sequence: MSTVEEVYEGEITRTVTRRTSFKIKETSSKKTTTTMTTPAKLVSTNSTDMKKYEDMDVDQLLAQLSPEEIQILAKEVDPDDSLLPPSQRCSYECSKEPTGPLNRKKLIEHINKQALETPDRPEAKPYVAGTVRGKKWVPPQNANQKGENEKIAIDLDDEYEVALNNASQEEIIDLAAILGFHSMMNQDQYHASLLNKGQPVGLGWDGITKATQPKAFPPEPPNNTDPDESIRRVKDDDHQLTDLNWNNIKNISDEKFEQLFAALPGNTHLETLSLSNTGLTDRTATKLADALEKNNTLKVVNVETNFISPVIIVRLVKALLKQKVIEEFRASNQRSQVLGNKIEMEITKLVEQNPTILRLGLHLEYNDARHRISAHLQRNLDRIRQSRIGLSS